The following proteins are encoded in a genomic region of Natrinema sp. DC36:
- a CDS encoding PH domain-containing protein: protein MKKLHPASVAVRSLSRSLNTGFVFFVVGVVVSPGGNGMDLLSVFGLVLFGVVTGIVYEFAYYQRFRYELTADTFDVTSGVISRRDRELPLGRVQNVDIRQNVIERLLGIAAVHVETAGGGETEVSLQYVDESEARHLRRQLRRGASAETGEADDEATREDGEDAGESAAEPSADEEVLFEIEPRELAILSVFTIDPGASVLGGIALSFASGFDPNTLLPTDRIAELPGPATGIFLLAWGLLLFVLAAWIVSAILTFTRYYGFRLTRVDDELYYERGLIQRYSGTIPLEKVQTLTISESIPFRWFGYAALSVETAGYAPGQSDSRGTESAIPLADADRVRTLARAIEPFGPVDLESPPRRARERYAIRYLLVVAAVVGGAYLLARYTTVVRQWYVLAVLAVLAPFAAHLKWSNRGYRLDDRYVLTRTGFWRRTTKVVPYYRVQAVLHEATIFQRRRRLASVTADTASSASLLGRAATAHDVDADRGLELQAIIEERLQDRLRVRQRQRTVGRWFRGSSDDESADDEPSAEPGDDG from the coding sequence ATGAAGAAGCTCCATCCGGCGTCGGTCGCCGTCCGATCGCTCTCGCGAAGCCTCAACACCGGCTTCGTCTTCTTCGTCGTCGGCGTCGTCGTCTCTCCTGGCGGCAACGGGATGGATCTACTCTCGGTGTTCGGTCTCGTCCTGTTCGGGGTCGTTACGGGAATCGTCTACGAGTTCGCCTACTACCAGCGATTTCGGTACGAACTCACCGCGGACACGTTCGACGTCACCTCCGGAGTGATCTCGCGTCGGGACCGCGAACTCCCCCTCGGTCGGGTCCAGAACGTCGATATCAGACAGAACGTGATCGAGCGGCTCCTCGGCATCGCCGCCGTCCACGTCGAAACCGCCGGCGGCGGCGAAACCGAGGTCAGCCTCCAGTACGTCGACGAGTCGGAAGCCCGGCACCTCAGACGACAGCTACGACGCGGCGCGAGCGCCGAGACGGGCGAAGCGGACGACGAGGCGACGCGTGAGGACGGGGAAGACGCGGGCGAATCCGCCGCGGAGCCGTCGGCGGACGAAGAGGTCCTGTTCGAGATCGAACCCCGCGAACTCGCGATCTTGAGCGTCTTCACCATCGATCCGGGGGCCAGCGTCCTGGGCGGTATCGCGCTCTCGTTCGCCAGCGGGTTCGATCCCAACACGTTGCTCCCCACGGACCGAATCGCGGAACTTCCGGGACCGGCGACGGGAATATTCCTCCTCGCCTGGGGGCTCTTGCTCTTCGTGCTCGCCGCCTGGATCGTCAGCGCGATCCTCACGTTCACCCGCTACTACGGCTTTCGGCTCACTCGCGTCGACGACGAACTCTACTACGAACGGGGGCTCATCCAGCGCTACAGCGGGACGATTCCCCTCGAGAAGGTCCAGACGCTGACGATCTCGGAGTCGATCCCCTTCCGGTGGTTCGGCTACGCCGCGCTGAGCGTCGAGACGGCCGGGTACGCTCCTGGACAATCTGATTCCCGCGGCACAGAGTCTGCGATCCCACTCGCCGACGCCGACCGGGTGCGAACGCTCGCGCGCGCGATCGAACCCTTCGGTCCGGTGGATCTCGAGTCGCCGCCGCGTCGCGCTCGAGAACGGTACGCGATCCGGTATCTACTCGTCGTCGCCGCCGTCGTCGGCGGTGCATATCTGCTGGCGCGGTATACGACGGTCGTCCGTCAGTGGTACGTCCTCGCTGTCCTCGCTGTCCTCGCCCCGTTCGCCGCTCACCTGAAGTGGTCGAACCGTGGCTACCGCCTCGACGATCGGTACGTCCTCACGCGGACCGGTTTCTGGCGGCGGACGACAAAGGTCGTCCCCTACTATCGGGTGCAGGCCGTCCTCCACGAAGCGACGATCTTCCAGCGTCGCCGTCGACTCGCCAGCGTCACCGCCGACACCGCCAGCTCCGCGTCGCTGCTCGGCCGGGCCGCGACCGCCCACGACGTGGACGCAGACCGTGGCCTCGAGCTACAGGCCATCATCGAGGAACGATTACAGGACCGTCTCCGGGTTCGCCAGCGCCAGCGGACGGTTGGACGGTGGTTTCGGGGCTCGAGCGACGACGAGTCGGCGGACGACGAACCGTCGGCGGAGCCCGGCGACGACGGGTGA
- a CDS encoding PH domain-containing protein, with amino-acid sequence MERLTPRVRGVWLVLAIVRAAIFGGIIVGGTIAISRTDIWTDAPAALVPAAVVIVVLLAVLRIVVAWLRYGVWRFDLRNDDLYIERGVFTRTKTVVPYVRVQHVDSRRSPLERTVGLATVVVYTAGSRSSDVAIPGLTPARAEELQESLRRLAIESAGEDAV; translated from the coding sequence ATGGAACGGCTCACCCCGCGAGTGCGAGGCGTCTGGCTCGTTCTCGCGATCGTTCGAGCCGCGATTTTCGGCGGGATCATCGTCGGCGGAACGATCGCGATTTCCCGCACCGATATCTGGACCGATGCGCCGGCAGCACTCGTCCCGGCCGCCGTCGTGATCGTCGTCTTACTCGCCGTCCTGCGGATCGTCGTCGCCTGGCTCCGATACGGCGTCTGGCGGTTCGACCTCCGGAACGACGACCTCTACATCGAACGCGGCGTCTTCACGCGAACCAAGACGGTCGTCCCCTACGTCCGAGTCCAGCACGTCGACTCCCGGCGCTCGCCGCTCGAGCGAACCGTCGGCCTCGCGACGGTGGTGGTGTACACGGCCGGCTCGAGAAGCTCCGACGTCGCGATCCCCGGTCTGACGCCGGCACGGGCCGAGGAGCTACAGGAGTCGCTGCGCCGGCTCGCGATCGAGAGCGCGGGTGAAGACGCGGTATGA
- a CDS encoding hemolysin family protein → MDPLVIAGRLIAGLLLILANAFFVAIEFALTRARQFTEEEFVGGNPKLERAWEMTDDLELYLTTCQVGITASSIAVGIVAEPALAAIFEPVFENTVLATIGSGAILAFLIINLVHLTHGEQTPTYLGVERSRMVCRYGATPLYWFYWIISPIITLGDGIAKLTLKLFGVEMTGAWLETEEDVIESRADLRNRLGSVLEEGDLSEERREEVMNAFQIGEQSISELMVPPEEIVALSTEDDTEENFRKMEERPQTRYPLVGEELTDFRGIVYTPIFVRHRQELADGTIDFEELAAPPMTLSPDVDVSDAVDQFQAENQELALVLEDGEVVGLVTVTDLLEAVMGDIEDPLDEGRIDPIDR, encoded by the coding sequence ATGGATCCACTCGTCATCGCCGGTCGATTGATCGCGGGCCTGTTGCTGATCCTGGCGAACGCCTTCTTCGTGGCTATCGAGTTCGCGCTGACGCGCGCACGGCAGTTCACCGAAGAGGAGTTCGTCGGCGGGAACCCCAAACTCGAGCGGGCGTGGGAGATGACGGACGACCTCGAACTGTATCTCACGACGTGTCAGGTGGGGATTACGGCCTCGAGCATCGCGGTCGGGATCGTCGCCGAACCGGCGCTGGCCGCGATCTTCGAGCCGGTGTTCGAGAACACGGTGCTGGCCACGATCGGCAGCGGTGCGATCCTCGCCTTCCTCATCATTAACCTCGTTCACCTGACCCACGGCGAGCAGACGCCGACGTATCTCGGCGTCGAGCGCTCGCGAATGGTCTGTCGGTACGGCGCCACGCCGCTGTACTGGTTCTACTGGATCATCTCGCCGATCATCACGCTCGGCGACGGCATCGCGAAACTGACGCTCAAACTCTTCGGGGTCGAGATGACCGGCGCGTGGCTCGAGACCGAGGAGGACGTCATCGAGTCCCGAGCGGATCTCCGGAACCGGCTCGGTTCGGTCCTGGAGGAGGGAGATCTGTCGGAGGAACGCCGCGAGGAGGTGATGAACGCGTTCCAGATCGGCGAACAGTCCATCAGCGAGCTGATGGTGCCGCCCGAGGAGATCGTCGCGCTGTCGACCGAAGACGATACGGAGGAAAACTTTCGGAAGATGGAGGAGCGACCCCAGACGCGGTATCCGCTCGTCGGCGAGGAGTTGACTGACTTCCGCGGAATCGTCTACACGCCGATTTTCGTCCGGCATCGGCAGGAGCTGGCCGACGGAACCATCGACTTCGAGGAGCTCGCAGCCCCGCCGATGACGCTCTCCCCCGACGTGGACGTCAGCGACGCGGTCGACCAGTTCCAGGCGGAGAATCAGGAGCTCGCGCTGGTGCTCGAGGACGGAGAGGTGGTCGGGCTGGTGACCGTGACCGACCTGCTCGAGGCGGTGATGGGCGATATCGAGGACCCGCTCGACGAGGGGCGAATCGATCCGATCGATCGCTGA
- a CDS encoding enoyl-CoA hydratase/isomerase family protein, which yields MATADLVEVDRSDGIAIVRLNRPDKLNAVTLELHSELRDALVGLPEEEVNGLIIAGNGPATCAGMDREIVADEEYDEKYADEIGDLNDEIYGFLTSRPYPTAVAARGALVGIGFILSLHCDFLVLGEETTLSLPEVQFGIAATHAIAPLERIVGTRAAKEIALTGDAIDPDRAHELGLANRVVAENEVEAATRELVGGIAEHESAVVRELKSATYVPE from the coding sequence ATGGCAACAGCCGACCTCGTCGAAGTGGACCGATCCGACGGGATCGCCATCGTCCGATTGAACCGTCCGGACAAACTCAACGCGGTCACCCTCGAACTTCACTCGGAGCTGCGTGACGCGCTCGTCGGGCTACCGGAGGAGGAAGTAAACGGGCTCATCATCGCCGGTAACGGCCCGGCGACCTGTGCCGGAATGGACAGGGAGATCGTCGCCGACGAGGAGTACGACGAGAAGTACGCGGACGAGATCGGCGACCTGAACGACGAGATCTACGGCTTCCTCACCTCGCGTCCGTATCCGACGGCCGTGGCGGCCCGCGGGGCGCTCGTCGGCATCGGCTTCATCCTCTCGCTGCACTGTGACTTCCTCGTCCTCGGCGAGGAGACGACGCTGTCGCTGCCCGAAGTGCAGTTCGGGATCGCCGCGACGCACGCGATCGCACCGCTCGAGCGGATCGTCGGAACCAGAGCCGCCAAAGAGATCGCCCTCACCGGCGACGCGATCGATCCCGATCGAGCCCACGAACTGGGGCTGGCTAACAGGGTCGTCGCCGAGAACGAGGTCGAAGCTGCCACGCGGGAACTCGTCGGCGGGATCGCCGAACACGAGTCGGCCGTCGTCCGCGAACTGAAATCGGCCACGTACGTTCCGGAGTGA
- a CDS encoding PH domain-containing protein, giving the protein MPSDMNRLHPLSAVTMALQRGLTGFSVPVFLVGVGSSFFDVDIDLLFVLAPIGLVAGIGYGIAYYYRFAYEATSDTFDVTSGVFSRRSREIPYRRIQNVDVSQGVFHRVLGLAVVSIETAGGGDTEATLNYVSEGEAERLRAEIRRLTAETDDEVDADDRAAPADGDDSATDVGERVQQERSRGDGKPTLLFDLEVRELLLYALTSFRWGAAAFPIAILFFFGGANSGSSLVPAFVLDIARPFGGPEAVDGAGMGPLLVLIGISLIQWSVATYVASAVYTVANYYGFRLGRAGDDFVYERGLIQRYSGSIPVEKVQSVTVTENPLQRLVGYAGLWVETAGYGPDSSSGSQSAVPLAGTDRVYRFAENLTGVESPRFRSPPTLARRRYLVRYAIVAAIVVAAAFGLAQVTGLERWYLAAVVFAAVPPAAHLKYVNLGYFVGEDHLVIRSGFWKRRTTVVPYYRIQTVSTRRSVFQRRLGLASLAVDTASSRTFAWGTPTIDDIALETARDVHGTGRERLQSALRERARENDIGLSVDFT; this is encoded by the coding sequence ATGCCGTCTGACATGAATCGCTTGCATCCGCTCAGCGCGGTGACGATGGCACTTCAGCGTGGGCTGACCGGATTTTCGGTTCCGGTATTTCTCGTTGGGGTGGGGTCCAGCTTCTTCGACGTCGATATCGATCTGCTGTTCGTGCTGGCCCCGATCGGCCTCGTCGCCGGCATCGGCTACGGGATCGCGTACTACTACCGATTCGCCTACGAGGCAACATCGGACACCTTCGACGTTACCTCGGGCGTCTTCTCCCGCCGGTCGCGCGAAATTCCGTATCGCCGGATCCAGAACGTGGACGTCTCGCAGGGCGTGTTCCACCGGGTTCTCGGACTCGCCGTCGTCTCGATCGAAACTGCTGGGGGCGGCGACACCGAGGCGACATTGAACTACGTCAGCGAAGGCGAGGCCGAACGCCTTCGGGCCGAAATCCGCCGACTGACGGCCGAGACGGACGACGAAGTGGACGCTGACGATCGCGCGGCCCCGGCCGACGGCGACGACTCGGCTACCGATGTCGGCGAGCGGGTACAGCAAGAGCGCTCTCGAGGCGATGGGAAACCCACCCTCCTCTTCGACCTCGAGGTCCGCGAACTTCTGCTCTACGCGCTGACCTCGTTCCGGTGGGGCGCAGCGGCCTTCCCGATCGCGATACTGTTCTTCTTCGGCGGTGCCAATTCCGGTTCGAGCCTCGTCCCGGCGTTCGTTCTCGACATCGCTCGCCCGTTCGGGGGTCCGGAAGCGGTCGACGGTGCCGGTATGGGACCCCTCCTCGTGTTGATCGGGATCTCCCTCATCCAGTGGTCGGTCGCCACGTACGTCGCCAGCGCGGTCTACACGGTCGCGAACTACTACGGGTTCCGCCTCGGGCGGGCCGGGGACGATTTCGTCTACGAGCGCGGCCTGATCCAGCGCTACAGCGGCTCGATCCCCGTCGAGAAGGTCCAGTCGGTCACCGTCACCGAGAACCCGCTCCAGCGACTGGTCGGCTACGCCGGCCTCTGGGTCGAAACCGCGGGATACGGCCCCGACAGCAGTAGCGGCAGCCAGTCGGCCGTTCCTCTGGCCGGAACCGATCGCGTCTATCGGTTCGCCGAGAACCTCACCGGCGTCGAATCCCCTCGATTCCGGAGTCCGCCGACGCTGGCCCGCCGGCGCTACCTCGTCCGGTACGCCATCGTTGCGGCTATCGTCGTCGCTGCGGCCTTCGGACTCGCGCAGGTAACCGGCCTCGAGCGGTGGTATCTCGCCGCGGTCGTCTTCGCCGCGGTGCCCCCCGCGGCCCACCTGAAGTACGTCAATCTGGGCTACTTCGTCGGCGAGGACCACCTCGTGATCCGGAGCGGCTTCTGGAAGCGTCGGACGACCGTCGTTCCCTACTACCGGATCCAGACGGTTTCGACGCGGCGATCGGTCTTTCAGCGCCGGCTCGGACTGGCGTCGCTGGCCGTCGACACCGCCAGTTCGCGCACGTTCGCCTGGGGGACGCCGACGATCGACGATATCGCCCTCGAGACGGCTCGCGATGTCCACGGCACGGGTCGGGAGCGGCTCCAGTCCGCCTTGCGAGAACGCGCTCGCGAGAACGATATCGGGCTTTCGGTGGATTTTACCTGA
- a CDS encoding patatin-like phospholipase family protein translates to MRDEHTKIAIACQGGGSHTAFTAGALQRLLPEIARPEYDLVGFSGTSGGAICALLGWYGHVDPDLSPGALLGEFWTDLKATTPADRFVNDFTVGLIELRTMGVGLPQYSPSQTPAGRMAERELRSLLERHIDFERVRSLSDTIRDRRQSEDVVLPALLVSAIEVLTGDFRVFRGHEMSADTVLASAAEPGIFDAVDVDGGHYWDGLFSKNPPVRDFSMSDDIPDPDEVWLIQINPSTRSNVPRSQAEIADRRNELGGNTALEQEVEFIEQVNEWVDAGYLPDRYTHTDIRRVRFDEELRWSTKLDRSPDLIDELFRTGRERAGSFLADRAADARPTNYSEDP, encoded by the coding sequence ATGCGCGACGAGCACACGAAGATCGCGATCGCCTGCCAGGGCGGGGGGAGTCACACGGCCTTTACTGCGGGGGCGCTCCAGCGGCTGTTACCGGAGATCGCGCGCCCGGAATACGACCTCGTCGGTTTTTCGGGGACGTCCGGCGGCGCGATCTGTGCGCTGCTGGGGTGGTACGGCCACGTCGATCCCGACCTCTCGCCCGGTGCGCTGCTCGGCGAGTTCTGGACCGATCTGAAAGCGACGACGCCCGCCGACCGGTTCGTCAACGACTTCACAGTCGGACTGATCGAACTGCGGACGATGGGCGTCGGATTACCGCAGTACAGTCCATCCCAGACCCCCGCCGGACGGATGGCAGAGCGGGAGCTTCGATCGCTGCTCGAGCGCCACATCGACTTCGAACGCGTCCGGTCGCTAAGTGACACGATCCGCGACCGGCGGCAAAGCGAGGACGTCGTTCTCCCGGCACTGCTGGTGAGCGCGATCGAGGTTCTGACCGGCGACTTCCGCGTGTTTCGCGGCCACGAGATGTCCGCCGATACCGTCCTCGCCAGCGCCGCCGAGCCGGGTATCTTCGACGCTGTCGACGTCGACGGCGGCCACTACTGGGACGGCCTCTTTTCGAAGAATCCGCCGGTCCGGGACTTCTCGATGTCCGACGATATCCCAGACCCCGACGAGGTCTGGCTCATTCAGATCAATCCGTCCACTCGCTCGAACGTCCCCCGTTCGCAGGCGGAAATCGCGGACCGGCGCAACGAACTCGGCGGGAATACCGCCCTCGAGCAGGAGGTCGAGTTCATCGAGCAGGTCAACGAGTGGGTCGATGCAGGTTACCTGCCGGACCGGTACACGCACACGGACATCCGACGCGTTCGGTTCGACGAAGAGCTCCGCTGGTCGACGAAACTCGACCGGTCGCCCGACCTCATCGACGAGCTGTTCCGGACCGGTCGCGAGCGAGCCGGCTCGTTCCTCGCCGATCGAGCCGCCGACGCGCGGCCGACGAACTACTCCGAGGATCCGTAA
- a CDS encoding HVO_2901 family zinc finger protein — protein MHTCRNCNQSFQTELALELHRDTCKKAQLFCQVCGERFREGTATQDGWHYECPNEDCDGDGLQEDLYRVEDVRTTTH, from the coding sequence ATGCACACCTGTCGCAACTGCAACCAGTCGTTCCAGACCGAGCTCGCCCTCGAGTTACATCGAGATACGTGCAAAAAGGCACAACTCTTCTGTCAGGTATGCGGAGAGCGGTTCCGAGAGGGGACGGCGACGCAGGACGGCTGGCACTACGAGTGTCCGAACGAGGACTGTGACGGCGACGGGCTCCAGGAGGATCTCTATCGCGTCGAGGACGTCCGGACGACGACCCACTGA
- a CDS encoding universal stress protein has translation MSSKSRGTNESTTTGGQNVAGTLPNETGRFDRVLVAIDGETDDAVGSVAISEAVRHDARVDALSVVRMNASVDRWDMVVERREASAEASLDAVGDAAAETDVSVEKRLRYGDPAEEIVRYASHNDIDLIVLGEPTRTGLRRYISSTSVTERVRRSASVPVLTVPGRN, from the coding sequence ATGTCATCGAAGTCGAGAGGAACGAACGAGTCGACCACGACCGGCGGCCAGAACGTCGCGGGCACGCTCCCGAACGAGACGGGAAGATTCGATCGCGTCCTGGTCGCGATCGACGGCGAGACGGACGATGCGGTCGGTTCGGTCGCCATCTCGGAAGCGGTTCGCCACGACGCGCGAGTCGACGCGCTGTCGGTCGTTCGAATGAACGCGTCGGTCGACCGGTGGGATATGGTCGTAGAGAGACGCGAGGCGAGCGCGGAAGCGTCCCTGGATGCGGTCGGCGACGCGGCTGCCGAAACCGACGTTTCGGTCGAGAAACGGCTCAGATACGGCGACCCGGCCGAAGAAATCGTTCGCTACGCGAGCCACAACGATATCGACCTCATCGTGCTGGGCGAACCGACTCGAACCGGTCTCCGTCGATACATCTCCTCGACGAGCGTCACCGAACGAGTCCGCCGATCGGCGTCCGTTCCCGTACTCACGGTCCCCGGCAGGAACTGA
- a CDS encoding universal stress protein, which produces MYGDILVPTDGSDSSTAAVEQAVAIAEGESTTVHFLHVVDVGTEMSASASGNIASQLTEMLEEEAESALDDAVSRAEAASVDYEQTTREGDPHEVIEKYSAEHDIDLVVMGASGQSGLKERLLGSTTDRVVRTVETSVLIARP; this is translated from the coding sequence GTGTACGGCGATATTTTGGTTCCGACCGACGGGAGTGACTCGAGCACGGCAGCGGTCGAGCAGGCCGTCGCGATAGCCGAGGGGGAATCGACGACGGTCCATTTCCTCCACGTCGTGGACGTGGGGACGGAGATGTCCGCATCCGCGTCGGGCAACATCGCATCTCAACTCACGGAGATGCTCGAGGAAGAAGCCGAATCGGCCCTCGACGACGCGGTAAGCCGGGCCGAGGCCGCCAGCGTCGACTACGAGCAAACCACGCGCGAGGGAGACCCCCACGAGGTGATCGAGAAGTACAGTGCCGAACACGACATCGACCTCGTCGTCATGGGGGCCAGTGGTCAGTCGGGGTTGAAAGAACGGCTTCTCGGGAGCACGACCGATCGCGTGGTGCGTACGGTCGAGACGTCGGTGTTGATCGCGCGGCCCTGA
- a CDS encoding class II fumarate hydratase, whose translation MADGDDYRIEEDSLGEMQVPADAYWGAQTQRAIGNFPISGITFSRRFVRGLGVVKKAAAQANRDLDLVDDDVAEAIIEAADEVIAGEHDDQFPVDIFQTGSGTSSNMNANEVIANRAAEIMGSEIGDRVVHPNDHVNYGQSSNDVIPTAMHVASLEAVEKDVIPALDTLREALEEKEEEFDDVVKTGRTHLQDATPVTLGQEFGGYRTQVAKGLARVDGVRDHLGELALGGTATGTGLNTHEEFPGRAAEYITKETGVQFREADNHFEAQAAHDAMSEAHGALRTVAGSLNKIANDLRLLASGPRNGLGEIEQPENQPGSSIMPGKINPVVAEAVNQVHKQVVGNDAAVSAGAAEGQIDLNLYKPVLAHNFLESAELISNASQVFGERFVRKLEANEEYCESRVEQSMAMATSLNVHIGYDKASEVAKTALKEDKTVREVVLEKGYLTEEEADEVLDPRKMTERGILGQDD comes from the coding sequence ATGGCAGACGGAGACGACTACCGAATCGAGGAGGACAGCCTCGGCGAGATGCAGGTACCCGCGGACGCCTACTGGGGTGCCCAGACCCAGCGCGCCATCGGGAACTTCCCTATCTCGGGGATCACGTTCAGCCGCCGGTTCGTCCGCGGGCTCGGCGTCGTCAAGAAGGCCGCCGCGCAGGCCAACCGCGACCTCGACCTGGTCGACGATGATGTCGCCGAGGCGATTATCGAGGCCGCCGACGAAGTCATCGCCGGCGAACACGACGATCAGTTCCCGGTCGACATCTTCCAGACCGGCTCCGGGACCTCCTCGAACATGAACGCCAACGAGGTCATCGCCAACCGCGCCGCCGAGATCATGGGCAGCGAGATCGGCGACCGCGTCGTCCACCCTAACGATCACGTCAACTACGGCCAGTCGTCCAACGACGTCATCCCGACCGCGATGCACGTGGCTTCCCTCGAGGCCGTCGAGAAAGACGTCATCCCGGCACTGGATACCCTTCGCGAGGCGCTCGAGGAGAAGGAAGAGGAGTTCGACGACGTGGTCAAGACGGGCCGCACGCACCTGCAGGACGCCACGCCGGTCACGCTGGGTCAGGAGTTCGGCGGCTACCGGACGCAGGTCGCGAAGGGGCTGGCGCGCGTCGACGGGGTCCGCGACCACCTCGGCGAACTCGCGCTCGGCGGCACCGCGACCGGCACGGGGCTAAACACCCACGAGGAGTTCCCCGGCCGCGCGGCCGAGTACATCACGAAGGAGACCGGCGTCCAGTTCCGCGAGGCCGACAACCACTTCGAGGCACAGGCCGCCCACGACGCGATGAGCGAAGCTCACGGCGCGCTGCGAACCGTGGCCGGTTCGCTGAACAAGATCGCTAACGACCTGCGACTGCTGGCGTCGGGTCCGCGTAACGGACTCGGCGAGATCGAACAGCCCGAGAACCAGCCCGGCTCCTCGATCATGCCCGGCAAGATCAACCCGGTCGTCGCCGAGGCCGTCAACCAGGTCCACAAGCAGGTCGTCGGCAACGACGCCGCCGTCTCCGCAGGCGCGGCGGAGGGCCAGATCGACCTCAACCTCTACAAGCCCGTGCTGGCGCACAACTTCCTCGAGTCGGCCGAACTCATCTCGAACGCGAGCCAGGTCTTCGGCGAGCGCTTCGTCCGGAAACTCGAGGCCAACGAAGAGTACTGCGAGTCGCGAGTCGAGCAGTCGATGGCGATGGCCACCTCGCTGAACGTCCATATCGGCTACGACAAGGCCAGCGAGGTCGCCAAGACCGCGCTCAAGGAGGACAAGACCGTTCGCGAAGTCGTCCTCGAGAAGGGGTATCTCACCGAGGAGGAGGCCGACGAGGTGCTCGACCCCCGGAAGATGACCGAGCGCGGCATTCTCGGACAGGACGACTGA
- a CDS encoding PH domain-containing protein, producing MESLHPRIRLLWIARGAIVAIVLGGILFGLDQWQFTVPQAVIAGVVAIGLVLGTVYALRLYQLWRFELQDDALYLERGVVTFVETAVPFVRVQHVDTQFGPVERVLGLSSVVVYTAGSRNADVRIPGLTPDRARRLQDTLRELAVESEAEDAV from the coding sequence ATGGAATCCCTCCACCCCCGCATCAGGTTGCTCTGGATCGCCCGCGGGGCGATCGTCGCGATCGTCCTCGGCGGGATCCTCTTCGGCCTCGATCAGTGGCAATTCACCGTTCCGCAGGCGGTAATCGCCGGCGTCGTCGCCATCGGACTCGTCTTGGGAACCGTCTACGCGCTCCGCCTGTATCAGCTCTGGCGGTTCGAGCTGCAGGACGACGCCCTCTACCTCGAGCGCGGCGTCGTCACGTTCGTCGAGACGGCCGTTCCCTTCGTCCGCGTCCAGCACGTCGACACGCAGTTCGGCCCCGTCGAGCGGGTGCTCGGCCTCTCGAGCGTCGTGGTCTACACGGCCGGCTCCCGGAACGCGGACGTACGGATCCCCGGATTAACCCCTGATCGCGCGCGGCGTCTCCAGGACACCCTCCGCGAACTGGCCGTCGAGAGCGAAGCCGAGGATGCCGTCTGA
- a CDS encoding SDR family NAD(P)-dependent oxidoreductase, which yields MTVEEAMETYGPSELTRDDLLELEDPNYTAENVAIVTGAGSGIGQATALAFAANGLTVLATDRDEEGLAETRTQSEDLSLPGELVTVVADLTNDDGLERIVDEAAEQGNVRYLANIAGIQTVAPIESFPLEKYDLMHDVMQRAPMVLTKHCLPHFRDNEDGRGVVGNMCSVHGHIVTRDKVAYNTTKFGLRGLTQSIAAEGEGEVRAFTVSTAYVKTALVAKQLPETADRRDMTVDEVVENVMLEHTRVKEMMEPYEVANLFVMGCSNHSKHLNGGDMTHEGGMSLTY from the coding sequence ATGACCGTCGAGGAAGCGATGGAAACGTACGGACCGTCCGAACTAACGCGCGACGATCTCCTGGAACTCGAGGACCCGAACTACACCGCGGAGAACGTCGCGATCGTGACGGGGGCCGGCTCCGGGATCGGACAGGCGACCGCGCTGGCCTTCGCCGCGAACGGGCTCACCGTCCTCGCGACCGATCGCGACGAGGAGGGGCTGGCCGAAACGCGGACGCAGTCCGAAGACCTGTCGCTACCCGGCGAACTCGTCACGGTCGTCGCCGACCTGACGAACGACGATGGTCTCGAGCGGATCGTCGACGAAGCAGCCGAACAGGGCAACGTCCGGTATCTGGCCAACATCGCCGGGATCCAGACCGTCGCGCCGATCGAGTCGTTCCCGCTCGAGAAGTACGACCTGATGCACGACGTTATGCAGCGTGCACCGATGGTGCTCACGAAACACTGTCTTCCCCACTTCCGCGACAACGAGGACGGACGGGGCGTCGTCGGGAACATGTGCTCGGTCCACGGCCACATCGTGACGCGGGACAAGGTCGCGTACAATACGACGAAGTTCGGGCTCCGCGGCCTGACGCAGTCGATCGCCGCCGAAGGCGAGGGGGAGGTGCGGGCGTTTACCGTCAGCACGGCCTACGTCAAGACGGCGCTCGTCGCGAAACAGCTCCCCGAGACGGCCGATCGGCGCGACATGACCGTCGACGAGGTCGTCGAGAACGTGATGTTAGAACACACCCGGGTCAAGGAGATGATGGAACCCTACGAGGTCGCGAACCTGTTCGTGATGGGCTGTTCGAATCACAGCAAGCACCTCAACGGCGGCGACATGACCCACGAGGGCGGAATGAGCCTGACCTACTGA